The Vigna unguiculata cultivar IT97K-499-35 chromosome 11, ASM411807v1, whole genome shotgun sequence genomic sequence gGTATTTGTGATTTGGCAGTTCATGAGGACCACTATCTGGGAATTGGATGAGGGGTGGAAGGCCAATCTGAAGCATGAGTATCCAAACCTGAGGGAGCTGGAAGTGTCTGGGTACCGAAGAGACTCATGTCAAATTGAGTTGCTGATCAGTATATTTAAAAAGGCACCAAATCTGAACAGGATCGTTGTGGATCCCTTGACTTCAATGCATGTGCAAAGATCACCTGATGTCAAGGCCAGCATTAGAGAAACGCAACGTGATATGACAATATGGTATGTTGATGCTCTCAAACCTCATGTGCCTCCTTCAACTCAGTTGATTGTGCTCTAATGCCAAAAGAGGTTACCAATGGAATGGAGGCTTCTTTGGAGGTTTATGATGCTATGTCAGCTTAAAATTTTCAGACTTTTTAGTTGCTGCTCTTGTCAAAGCATTCTGCATTAACTCTTGATACtcttcaaattcaatttgattgAATAATCTGACTCCATTCCATGTTTGttcttctatattttaaaatatctgcAGGAACCGATATGATATATTACATGGTTGACAGTTTTATTTTGATTGAAATCCCCTCCTCTGTGCTGCCAGAGTTGTACCagatactatttttttctttttggtacgaacaacatgttttttttagaaTTGAAGTAATGGGTTGAGTCTATGATACTCATGTGacttttttttggaaaaaatctCGAACTTCAAAAGCAACAAACAGCAAAAATTGTTGTCACAATCTTCAAAATTGTTTATTCTCCATGTCAATACAAGAATTAGgcatttaaaatagttaaattgaacttgtaaaaaattatttattctcCTTGAcaattgtttttcatttgaaGTCCTAGAAAATAGAAAGATTGGTGTCCAATCCCCTTTCACCTAATTGGTAGAAATATAATTCTAGTTTCCAAGGAATATATGCACCGACATGTAGTAGTGGCTAAAATCACTTATTGGAAACACACACACCAATGTATTCCCAACAACATGGCTAACATAAGCTAATGTCAAAGTAGTAAAAGTAGGAAAAGGATGAGCACAAAACAGGTATACATCAAAACCGATAATCACGTACTGTGATCACAAATGgtgaatataatataattacgaggtatttataaaaacttttcCCTTTTGTGAGGAAACAAGAGGGGTATATTTTTTACTGCATGGCCCAAGAATGAGTGAACTATAAATTATTGTAACTCAATGAATAGTGGCCATTGCACTGAGCCTTCTgtcatgaattttaatttagttcatCAAGGTAATAAAGGATGGTCCCAGTCTCCCACTTAAACCAGATGATTAATGAGGAGAATCATTTCTAGTTCAAGTTgtataattaaacaaataaaggAAGATGAAAACAGTGTCTCAATGAAGGAAGTACAGCTGGAACTGTCGACAATgtgtaaaatgacatcatagAACTGAGGGGACCTCATTTTCTTTTGGCGGCTATCTAATATTATTGGCCTAATATGAGATGCAGTCTTCATCCTTCAACTTGGTGCATCAGTTACGGTCCACAACCCACGGAAGCTTAGTTTCAAACTCTAGAGAAAACTCTTTCAAAATGAGTTCAGCCTTTTTACTGAATTTTTTTGTACTGTTATCTGCTAAGTATCTTCAAAATACACGGATATTGGTGATACTTTAAAATCTTTTAGATGtactttaaaatatcaaaatcagtGTTATTTTGAAGACACAACAGATAAAGTCGAGAATCCAAATTCTCTTCAAACACACACTATTCCACTGAGCATACACAGAGggcataaattttgaaaaatataacagAACACCATACACTAAAGCAAAGAATGAGCATtgaagtattaaaaaataaaactatgatTTATTGGTTTACATAGTTGGATAAGAAAGGATACCAGAACATATCCGTGTAAGCCTACTAAGTAATGTTGAAAGCAAATAAAAATTGTGGATCATGAAAGCGAGAAACGCATCCAAATTTGAAGATGTCAAAAGTAGAAACCCGAATTCTCAGACAATTAGCTTAGTAAATGAGATGAATGAAGTAGGAAGCAAGCACCCCTGAAAGCTAAGTCAGATTGTAGATAGCAGCAAATGTTGTGGTGAGTCAATCTAGAAGCATCTCACCAGACCATCCCATAACAGCACAATTGTAAACAAACACCCCAACATGCTCCTTAACACCAAGTACTTGCCAATCTATGGTTCCACCCCTGACCCCTGTCCTAGGACACCATGAGTTCAGTACAACAGCTTCACCTTCTGGACCTCTTTGTCCACCCACAACCAGAAGTTTCTCTCCACAAGCCTTGAAAGCCAGGCCCCATCCATTTGAAGAATCAGCCCGAACTGGAAGTCTTCCCAGTTCACTCCAACTGTTATTTTCCTTGTCATATTTCTTCACCATGTTGGTAAGATGCTCAACTGCATACAGCACATTATCCACAACTGCCACAAGTGGAGGAGCCTGAGCAGCCCCATTAACATACGGGTACATACCCTCTATTTTCCGCCAATTTCTTGTCTTAAGATCATACTCCTCCCCACAAGTCAATGAAACAGTAGGACTTGACATGCCACCAATCACATAGAACTTGCCATCCATGAAAAAACCAGAGCACAATCTACGTGGTGTGTGCATGTTCGGCAACAGTTCCCATGTACCTGAAGAAGAGTCATACAACTCAGCTGATTCAAGAACATTTCCATACTTATCACTTCCACCAGCAACAATGGCAATTGAACCAAGACTGCCAGATGCGAACAAGCACCTAGGTCGGTTCATCTCCTCACACTTCACCCAACCAAGGCAAATCAAGCTGTACTTCCAAATGGCAAAATCCATCAGTTCCCTTCCAAACACCAACAATTCACCCCCCACAGCCAAGGACTCCTTGTCTGCATGATTAAAACACTCATCACAAGGTATTTTAGGTAATGTTATCCATCTATTTCTCTTAGGGTCAAATGCCTCCCACCCTCTTGGATCACAAACCAAATAAACCAAATGCTCTAGCTCCACAATCCCTAACTTCTTCCTCAGCCCGGATAGATACCCACTCCTAATCAACAAGTTGTAGCTTTTATTTATACATGCTAGTGAAGCATAATCAGATCTACTAACCCAAGCAAGACAGTTTAGCGCAACATCATCAAAAAGACCAGGGAGAAGCGAATCATTTGGTCCAATTCTAGGAAAACCATCATTACCTCCTACCCTTGTATCCAATTCCACAAAGCTATTattattctctttctcttcatCCTCCTGCAAGGAACAAGCAGCCAAACGTATCCTCTTTGTCATGTCAACAACCCTTCAGCAGCAGCAAACCCCAGCAAAAATCTTCACAGTCACTTCATATGCAACCCACAGCCACAAAGTATATGCCACCAAACTCCATCTCTGTAGTCTTTCCATCAAATCTAtatgaatttcaattaaaatctGGAACCACCTTATACTAAATAATCATCCCTTTACGGGACTTAAACCCATTTGGTACATTAACTGGAAAACCATAACCTCAgataaaaagagagaaaacagtAAATAGAGTTGTGGCAACAAAGATATGAGATTCTCGCAATACCAGAAAATCAGCAATTTTCGTTATCTGTTTTCCGGCCTCAGAGACAGAATCATCTGCAAAttcacaatgaacaaatataaaatgGAACAAACTTGCATGCAGACACAAACACAAACTCCcagagagaaaaattaaattttgagataaAGGATGTACTCTGATCCAATTCAAGAAGCAGGAACTGGGTTCCGatccaaaacaaaaaggaaggaaaaaaaaatgcatgaatttctAGAGTGGGGAGTGAGAGAGAAAGCATAAAGTGGGTGTACCTGCAAGTGCGGAGAAGGACCGGATCTCGGGTACGCCGCATGATTCGACGGAATTCATGCGCCGTCAAACATGTTTTGCCGGAAACCGGCTACAGGAAGAAAGGGTGAAAGCTGTGTTTAGATAACTTACAAGTTAGGACACATACAGTGCTTGCTCCTAACACTAACCATATAATAATATGCGACCCTGTTACCAATAAAATCTCCTCAATTGCTGTTTGTTTTGCTGCatttctcaataaattattcttacattttctttttcagaattcttaatttttgtcattttaatatgacatgtaattatatattttgtgaaaatttatacaaaaagaaaaaaaaaataatccaaaaattaGTTGGACTTGAATTACTATAAACAATAGTAACTGTTCCTATATTTCAGTGTAAGTtgtgtttttctcttttctgtTGAGTTGGGATCAGTTTATTCAGATGTTGTGTTGTCTTGTGATTTGGTGTGCAGCAATCTTTTCCGTaaggttattttttatttacccATTGGTTAAAAGCTGTTTTTAGTTTGATGTAATTTTACTCTGACTGAAATGCATTTtcttgttaaattaattaattaattattgtaaagtAAAACTGTCCTGAGATATCTATTAAATATCAGGTATAAACATAGATCATTTTTTAagatatcaatttaattttggagttatcaaacatttatttaaatataaacaactAGTTTGAAACAGGTGATCCGCGTGAGTAGTAAAAGAgtgtttgataataataattttgtttagaaaaatatataattaaaatgcaCACAAATGTTCATAGGTATCAagaataaaaactttaattttattattttcatttaaactttattaataatgattgagataattaaattgttatttaaaaactttatatttcatttattaaagagtaaaattatattaatatgtaataaatCTTGAAGTAATTAATaaggattttaaatttataaaaataaaaaataaaaaaataattacatattaatgtcaacttttcttttaataacAAGTATGATAGTTACTAAAGATCccaaatatacatttaactatCTCTAcaatta encodes the following:
- the LOC114169266 gene encoding F-box/kelch-repeat protein At5g60570-like codes for the protein MTKRIRLAACSLQEDEEKENNNSFVELDTRVGGNDGFPRIGPNDSLLPGLFDDVALNCLAWVSRSDYASLACINKSYNLLIRSGYLSGLRKKLGIVELEHLVYLVCDPRGWEAFDPKRNRWITLPKIPCDECFNHADKESLAVGGELLVFGRELMDFAIWKYSLICLGWVKCEEMNRPRCLFASGSLGSIAIVAGGSDKYGNVLESAELYDSSSGTWELLPNMHTPRRLCSGFFMDGKFYVIGGMSSPTVSLTCGEEYDLKTRNWRKIEGMYPYVNGAAQAPPLVAVVDNVLYAVEHLTNMVKKYDKENNSWSELGRLPVRADSSNGWGLAFKACGEKLLVVGGQRGPEGEAVVLNSWCPRTGVRGGTIDWQVLGVKEHVGVFVYNCAVMGWSGEMLLD